The nucleotide sequence GGCGAGCGCAAGTACGTAGGCTTTTTTGTAAAGCATTGGTAAAAAGTCAGGTTATAAAACGCCAAGATAAAAAAAGGTCTGCCCTTTGAAAAAAAGCAGACCTTTTGGTTGACGTGGGTTAATAGCCCGGATTTTGGCTCATTTTAGGAAAAGACAAATCAATTTCGCTCTGGGGAATGGGGCGTAAGTAATGTATATCCGAAATCGACTGACCGGTTTTCCAGGGATTATATTTCTTGACCCGCTCCACCAGTTTGCCGGTTCTTTTCAAATCAAACCAACGGCTGTATTCTCCCATGAATTCACGGGCTTTTTCGTCCAGAATCATATCAATGGTAACATTACCCGGCGTAGCGCGGTACGAAGTCGTGGCCAAAGAAGTCTGATCTTCGGGTGCCGCGGCCCGCAGCGGGTCGGCGCCTTTCTTGGCACCCAGCGCGCGGTCGAGCACGCGGTTGTAATACACATCGGCGCTACCTAGCTTGCCGCCTTTGGCACCTTTCACGATGGCCTCGGCGGCAATCAGGTAGGCTTCGGCCGAGCGGAAGACGATTTCATTGAAAGTACCAAAGGCATCGCCGTAAGGAATGCCGGGCTGCCAGAATTTCCACATCATGGGCTGGGAAACTTGAAAGCCGGAGTTGATGATGGGGTACCCTCCGCCAAATTCATTGGTATTGACCACAGCGTACTTTTTGGTTCCGCCCAAATCCACCCCGCGCTGCGCCAGGGTAGTTGCCGGACTATTCCACGGACGGCAGTACAGCACGGTATCGCCCTGCGCAATGTTGATCGTCAGGCTCGGGTTGGTGATCGGGAGCGGTTTGAAATTGTTGACCGCCTGCAAAGCGTACCCTACCTCCACAAAATTATGATCGTAGCGCAGGTCGATAGCAGGATCGAACATCCGGTAAATAGCCGCCGTGGGGTTATGCACGCTCAGGCAGCGGTTATAGTCGGGCGTCCGGCCCTTGGTACCGGGCAAGCCTTCGCCGCTCGCTCCGAATTTGGAGTGCAGGTCATTCCCTCCCGCGGCATCCTGCGTAAAGGCGGGATCCGTTTTGTTGGTAAGTACGTCTGAATTGTACTGCACCGAAAATACGATTTCCGCATTTTTATCATTCTGCGCGCCCGTGTACTGTTTCAGAGGATTTTCAGACCGCTTGGGAAACAAATCGTTGTAGTTGGCGGCCAACGGATAGGCATCGATGATTTTGTCAGCGTATTGCAGCGCCATGTCAAAATCAGCGTTTGAGCCGCCCAGGGCATTATTAAAGTTCCAGCCGCGGGTAAGGTACACGCGGGCCAGCAGAAACTGAGCGGCACCCTTCGTAACCCGACCGTAGTTGGTGGCCGTTACCGGAAGTTTGGTTTCGCATTCCGTCAGGTCGGTAATGATCTGCTTATATACCGTGGCCGAAGGTACCCTGGGAAAATCCTTGCCGGGGCTGGTGACTTCCTCCAAAGGCATGGGGATATCGCCCCAATGCTGCACGGCATAGAACATGCTCAACGCCCGCAGGAATTTGGCTTCCGACACCCGGGCATCTTTAAGCGCCGCCGCCATGGTCGTAATCCCCGGAGCACGGGAAATGACCGTGTTGGTCCGGGCTATTTCGGCGTACAGTTGTTGCCACAGGCTTTGTAATTCACCCAGGCCGGCGTTGAACCGGGCATCGTATACATCGTATACACCGGGCTGGGTGATGGTACCGTTGGCCGCGGGATTCCAGCCGGTTTGGGAAGCAAATATATCGGTACCATTCAGCACCAGCACCCTGTTCTGATGGATGTTGCGCAGCAGCGGGTAGCACGACTTCACGAGATCTTCAAAACCCGCTTCGGTTTTGTAGTAAGAATCGGTAGTCAGGGTTGAAACCGGTTTTTCGACCAGAAAATCATCTTTACAGCTGGTTTGAACGAAAACGAGAAGAGCGGCTATCCAGAAACTATGGGGCTTGAATACTATCTTTTTCATAGGGATCAGTTTAATATTTTAGAAACTAATGTTGACTCCGAGCGTAACCGTCATAGAGGGTACATCGTCCTGATAGATATTGGAGTTGAACTCGGGATCGAAGCCTGTGTACTTGGTCAGGATAACGGGATTTATGACCTGGGCGTAAACCCGGGCCGCCGATAATTTCCATTTATCCATTAACCCCGGGGCAAAGTATAGCCCATGGTCACATCCGACAGACGCAGAAAGCTGGCATCCTGATAGTTGATGGCATTGCGGTAGGGATTGGAAGCCACTACCCCAAAGTAGGTGTTGGAAGGGTTGTCGCTGCGCCAGTAATCCAGCTCGGCCAGTTTGTTGTAGCGGGTACCACCGATCTCTCCGAAGGTACCCGACAACGTACCGTTATAGTACTGCGTGCCGTTGCGGTAGTAGAGCAAAAACGAAAGGTCGAAGTTCTTGTACTTCAACCGATTGGTCAACCCGACCAGAAAATTGGGTAGTTGCGATCCCAAAACTACCCGGTCGTCGATGGCATCGGTCGACGAAATGACTCCGTCGTTGTTCTGATCAACTACCTTCACCGAGCCGGGTACCTGCTTGTACTTGGTGGCCAGGTCTTTCTCGGAAGTCTGCCAGATACCGTCGAACTCATAGTCGAAGTTGGACTTCACCGGGTACCCTACGAATAGTTTATTGCCCTTGTCCACCGTCTGCCCGTCGCCGTAAAGTTCCAGAATTTTGTTCCGGTTGCGGGTAAAAGTCAGGGAAGTATTCCAGCTGAATGCGTTGGTAGAAACATTGACGGTATTCAGCGAAAGCTCGATACCCTTGTTTTCAATTTGACCTACGTTGGACGTAACCTGGGAAAAGCCGGAGGCCGTGGGTAGTTTCTGGTTCAGAATCAGGTCGACCGTTTTCCGGTTGTAAACTTCAATGGAACTGGAAAGTCGGTTATTAAAAAATCCGAAGTCCAGACCGAAATTCAGCTCCTTACTCCGCTCCCAGCGTAAATCCTTGTTGGCCAGGTTGGCCGGAGCAAACCCGTAGGCCGCTGTGCCGTCGAAGTCGTAGCCGGTGTTGAGCAGCCCCGCTTGTGTACTGTACGGATTGACACCTGCGTTACCTACCTGCCCGTAGCTTACGCGCAGTTTGAGGTTCGAAAACAAATTCAGATCATTGATAAAGGGCTCCTCGATCAGTCGCCAGGCAAAAGCCACCGATGGGAAAAACGCCCACTTGTTGCCTTCGGATAGCTGCGAAGCACCGTCGGAGCGGCCCGTCAGCGTGAGCAGGTACCTGTCTTTGAAGGAGTAGTTCAACCGGCCCATGAACGACAGGATCGAACGCTCCACCAGCGAACTCGAAACGCCATTAATCGTCCCGGTGTTCAGCGCGTACCAGTCCGAATCGTAGGGCAGATCGATTACCGCAACCTGATACGCTTCATTGCGCTGATAGAACGCGCTCTGCAATCCGGTAAAATGTACCTTGTGGGCGCCGGTACCTACCTCGTAGTTCAGGATATTATCCAGCGTGTAGCTGCCCAGAGTGCTGTTATCGTACTGTGCCCGGGGTTTTTTGCCAATCTGAGACTTGGTCCAGGTACCCCGGAAATCACCCACCCGTTCGGTGTTGTAAATGGCCGATAAAGACGAGCGGATACTGAGGCCTTTGATCGGCATGTACTCCACGTAGGTGTTGCTCATGATGGTCGAGGCCGTGGTTTGCAGCTTGGAGTACTCCGGCTTAATGTCCGACAATGGGTTAGGTACCTGCTTGTCGTTGATGCCCATCCAGAAAGCATAACCATCGATATCAAAGTCGGAGTTCTCGGAAGGATTGGCCAGGTCATCGAAATATACCGTTCCGGTGGGGCGGGCCCGGTAAGCATTCCGCAGCGACTCGCGCGAGCCCAGATTCTGATTCGAGTAGGTCAAATACGCCGTAAAACCTACCTTAAAGTGTTCGCCCAGCTTGCTATCCAGCCCGGCGTTGAGATTGTACCGCTTGTAGCCGGTGTACTTTACGTTGCCGTCTTCGTTCAGAAAACCACCCGAAAATCGGTAGGTAGTTTTTTCGGTACCGCCCGTCACGCTGATGTTCTGACTCGTCTGCACACCGGGATCGGTAATCAGGTCGGCCCAATCGGCGGTTTTGCCGGCTTCAATATTAGCCAGTTCGGCGGCGGTAAAGGTAGCTCCGGTCAGGCCTTCGAGCAGACGATCCGTGTAGGTCACCTTGTAAAACTGCTCGCTGGTCATCAGCTTGGGAATATGCGAGGGAATTTTCACGCCCACGTAGCTGTCGTAGCTGATCCTCGGCTTACCCGAAAGTCCTTTTTTAGTGGTAATGATAATGACCCCATTGGCTCCCCGCGACCCATAGATGGCCGTCGAAGAGGCATCTTTCAGGATATCCATCGACTGGATATCGTTGGGATTCAGGTTATTGATATTGCCGCCCATTAGCCCGTCGATCACCACGAGCGGCTCGGTGGAGTTGTTGATGGTGTTTTCGCCCCGAATGGTAATGCTGTACCCTACACCGGGCCGGTTGTTCTGCTTGGTGACGGTCAGGCCGGCTACCTGTCCCTGCAAAGCTTTGGAGGCCATCACCGGATTAGCCCGTACGATGTCGCGCGTCTGAATAGATCCCACGGCTCCGGTCAGGTCGCTTTTTTCTACGGTACCATACCCTACTACCACCACCTCGTTGAGCGCATTTTCGTCGGGTGCCATCTGGATGGAAACCGTAATTTGGCTACCTACGGTAATCTCCTGTCTGGCGTACCCCACAAAACTGAACACGAGTACGGCCTGATCGTTGGGTACGTCTACTTCAAAGGCCCCATTGGCATCGGTACTGGTTCCACGCTGCGTGTTTTTGACCACCACGCTCACACCCGGCAGAGGGGCATTTTTTTCGTCGACTACCGTGCCCTGTACCATGCGTTTCGGGGCAATAGCCTCAATGGGAAGGGTAGGGGTACTGTTGGATTGGGCGTTTTTACGTTTCAACAGAATCCTCCGGTTCACTACTTCGTACGATACCTGCATGGGCGTAAGTACGGTATTGAGTATGTTGTAGAGGGATTCATCCTCGAATTTCAGGGTAAAGCGCTGACCGGAGGGTAATATCTGGGGATTGTACATGAATCGCACGTCCGTTACCTTTTCGATCTTGTCCAGGATCTGAACAATTCCCAGGTTGTTAAGCTGGAGCGTAACGCGTTGTTCGAGCACTTGTTGGGCCGTGACCTCATGCGCCTGGGTGAGGCTCACGAAGCACAGGGCCAGGATCGCTTGATACAGACTGATGCGCATGATTTTCTGTAAAGCTTGGTGATTGTGTAGGCGTTTTGACATAATTTTACGGTTTGTCAGGTGAAAAATTTGGCAAAAAACTCCTGAATCCGCTCAGGCGGAGTTGCGTCGTCAGAATTCGCTTTTGGGAGTGTTCTCGGAAGTCAGCGATGTTGGCGCATGGCTGGCTTCCTTTTTTATAGAGGCTTCATTTCTGTCAATCGGAGGGTCATTCATAGGCAAATGTTTATAGTGAGGGAAAGTGGTTAGGCAACGTTAGCACCCTCGGCTTTTGATCAGGATCTGCCCATTGACCTGCTCGTAGGAGGCATTGAGCGTTCGGGTGATTAAGTCTAGTTTTTCAAAGAGGGTTTCGTCGGTGAATGACCCGGTCAGGTAGCAATTCCGCATGACGTCTTCGTCAAAAACCAGTTCGATGCCGTAGGCTTTTTCGAGTGTTTCGAATACTTCCTTGATGGGGGTACCTTTGAAGATAAAGTTCGGCTGTTTCTCGGCTGCGGTGAGCAGCTCGGGAGTTTCCACCAGGCTGCGCGCAAAGTGGTTGTCCCGGACTCTGAAAACCATTTGCTGGTTTGGGGTTAATACCAGCTCATTGGTCGGGGTAGGTACTGCGGTCGTCTTTCCGTCCAGATTAGTGTACACCGCTACGCGTCCCGTTTTTACCAGTACCTGAATCTGATCCTCTCCCGGATTGGCTTTTACGGTAAAACTCGTTCCCAGTACCTTCGTTACCAACTGTTCAGCAAACACCAGGAAAGGTCTTTCGGGATTTTTAGCTACATCAAAAAACGCTTCTCCCGACAGGTACACTTCCCGCTGCGCACCACTGAATTCGGGTTCGTAGCTGAGCTTTGCGCCCGGCTGTAAGACAACGGTACTCCCATCGGGTAAGGTCAGGCGCTGGACCGATGGTGCATCATTGACAATCTCAGTCAGGGCTACAGGAGAATGGTCGATCAGGACTTCATACGTAAGTGGAGCCGAAACGGGCTGAATATTTCGCGATAGCCACCACCCCAGGCTCACCAACCCCAGCAGTACCCCGGCAGCTGACAGCCATCGGGCGGTACTTCCCAGCCGATGGCTTTTTACGCGCGACCGGGTAGTGGGTAGTTCGTCGAGCCGTTCGGCCATTCGATGCATTTCGTGGCTGATTTCCGTTTCGGTAATCTGGTCGAACGACTCGAGTACGGCTTCCAGGAGTTTCACGGCACTATTGATATCCTTTTTCTTATCCGGGTTTTGGGCCATCCATTCTGTCCAGAACCGGGTATCTTCCTCCCGGCCTTTCAGCTGCCAGTTCCGGAATGAGGGATCGGTGGCAAACTCTTCGGGACTGAAATTTCTATAATCGAGCATAGAAAAAATTGGACTACGTTTTCATAGGGAAAGATGTAGAAGCCGCTTTCCAATACTCCTTATTGGAAAAGTTTTTATCAAAAAAAGATATGGATGCTAGTAAGTATCTGAAAATCATAAGATTACTATCAGACCAAGTCGCAGAACATCGCGGTCAGCAGAAGAAAGACCTGATCGAAAGTAACGCGCAGGTGCAGAATGGCTTTGTGAAGCAGGTTCGCGACCGATTGCCGGTTTACCTGCATCAGATCGGCAATCTGTTCGTTGTCGAGGCCCTGGTAGAATTTTAAAAAAATGACCTCTTTTTGCCGTCGGGGTAGGGTGGCAATGGCCTTACTGATCTTCTGGTTTTTCTCAGAGACGGCTTCCTGGAAAATCAGTGCGTTTTCAATCGTAAACTCGTCGGCCCGGTCGTGTATTTCCTGATCGATGGCCACGGGTCCAAATGGATTTCCCCGAAAGGATTGGAACAGATTGTTGCGGATCGACCGTAGCAGGTATACGGTCAGGTACTGAATACGGAGGGTTTCCCGCTTTTCCCAAAGATGGATGAAGAGATCCTGCAGGGTATCTTTGATAAGCTCGCGGTCCGAAGTAAAGGTAGCCCCATAGTTGAAAAGTACCTTGTAGTGGGCTTCCACCAGCTGGCAAAAAGCCTCCTTATCCCCCGCAACCGAACGTTGCCACAGGATCACGAAACGCTCGTTCTCATCGGGTCGGATGTAGTTTTTTCTCAACGCTCAACGAATTGATGCAGGTACTGGTTTTCAAAGGTCTCTGATTACGCCGAAAGAGTTACCTTGTGCAATAAAGCTACGCATATTTCTACAAAACCGCCACAGACAAGTCTAATTTAGTCTTGATATGGTACCATTTAAAGCAAAATAACTTTTTGTGAGAAATAGTGGCGGTTCTACTATGTGTAGGAGAAACCCTGGGTGGAGTGTGGCATGAGAGGGAAGTGTACATACGCTTGCCAGGTATGATATCACTCCCATACTCAACTACAAAAGACGACCGGTATGCGTGTTTACCCTGAAAAATCTGGATTATGCTTCTCCTTTCCGGGTAGTTTGCATCCAGCTCTTAACCCGCAGGTAGTCCAGAAAATAGATCACTTTGAGAGAAACATTGTTGTTCTGATCGGCCTGTAGGGTGTTGTGCAGGTTCTGAAAGTAGTGTACGTCGATCAGGTCGGAATTGTGGTAGGTGGCGTTTTTCCAGACCACATTCAGGAAGCTACCAGGCGCAAACTGCCAGGTGTACACCATGTCGACGTTGAAGTAGTTCACGTTGCGGTTGGTACCTTCAAAGCCGGGCTTGGAGCGCAGACTGCCGTTATCATTCAGCGAGAAGTACTGCTTGTTGTGTACCACACTGGCGTAGTGCCGGGCGCGGAAGGTGAGGCCCATGCGATTGGTGAAGCTATATTTCAGAAACAGCGTGTTATCCACGGTTTTTACATTGCGCAGCGCAAACACCGGATTGCCCGCTTCATCCATCGACGTGTAGCCCAGTCCCCGGGGGCGCGGCTGCAGGTTGACGGTATGCCGCACGGAAAACTTGCTGCTAAAACGGTACTGCTGGCTTACGAACAAATCCAACCCGTTGAGATCATAAAAATCCAGAAAAACGCGCTCGTAGGCTTCCATACTTAGGGAGTACTTCTTAGCGGAGTTGGTCTCGATCCATCCGCCGAACGCCACGCTCTGGTTGCGCCGGAATACTTGTCCCAGTTGACGCGGCTCATAGAAATCGTTCTGAGCGGGGCGGTAATTAAGGTACAATCCCAACCAGTGTAATTTCTTCGTCTGAGCGTTAATATTGACCTGCATATTGGCCTGCTGAAATTTGCTTTCCAGATTCCCGATGGGTGCATATAACCGGCTGAGCGAGGCGTTAAAATTGTAAAACAAGCGGTTGTACCAGCCCTTGGGTTCGGTGTAGCGATACCCTACGTACAGGCTGTGATCCAGGAAGTTGTTATTGGTAAAGTACCCCAGATCGTTGCTGGTGAACTTAGTATCGGTCAGTTGCTGCGAAAGGTTAAAAGTAAACCGGCCGGAGGTTTTTCCCGCGCTCAGCGAGTGGCTGTACCCCGTGCGGTTTTCAGTTCCACTTTCCTTGTAGTCGAGGTGACTGATGGCCGCCTGGCCCGATAGATTGTAGTTGTTTTTCTTGTTGTTGATGCTGAACAGCCCCGCCGTCACGTTGGCGTTATAGTCGGTACCTCCACGCAGTACCGACGTATTAATAAAGCTGACGCTGGAATTGTTTTTGAGGGTCTGATCCAGCACGAAAATATTGTAGTTGGTGGTAGGGTCCGTTTCGTACTGCCGACTCTCGCCGGTCTCCGAATTTTCAATCACAGCGTACTGTGGACGCGTAATGGCGTTTAGCAAACCTACGCCCAGGCCACCTTTGGTGCGGCCCGAGATTTTGGAGGCATTGATGAGCTTCGATTCGGTAGGATTTTTAACTACTTTTTCGCCCGCTTTCAGATCGTCATATGCCCCGCCGGCGTGAATCGGCGCTCCACCGATGCGGCGGGAATAAAACAAGTTTCCTTTGCCAAACAGCTCGGTACCTTCGGTAAAGAAGGTACGGTTTTCGTTGAACTTCACCTCAAATGGCGTCAGATTCAGTACCTGGTTGTCGCTCTGTACCTGGCCGAAATCGGGAATCAGGGTCGCATCCAGCGTAAAGGCCTGGTTCAGGCCGAGTTTCAGATCCAGTCCGCCCGAAACCTGATTCGTCCAGTTTTTTTGTCCGGCCTGATTGACCGGAAAATGATTGGCATACACCGAAAAATAAGGCGATAGCTGCAACCGCAGCGGCGGCTTGATGTCTGTGATTCCTTGCCAGGTACCTTCCTGGGTCAGAAAGCCATTGACGTTCGGGTCGATGGCACTCCAGGTGTACTGTTGCTCGGTTTTGCGGCGTCGGCGCGTAATATTCAGGCCCCAATCCTGCACTTTATCCTTACTGAACCGGATGGCTGAATAGGGAATAAACATCTCGAA is from Salmonirosea aquatica and encodes:
- a CDS encoding RagB/SusD family nutrient uptake outer membrane protein, encoding MKKIVFKPHSFWIAALLVFVQTSCKDDFLVEKPVSTLTTDSYYKTEAGFEDLVKSCYPLLRNIHQNRVLVLNGTDIFASQTGWNPAANGTITQPGVYDVYDARFNAGLGELQSLWQQLYAEIARTNTVISRAPGITTMAAALKDARVSEAKFLRALSMFYAVQHWGDIPMPLEEVTSPGKDFPRVPSATVYKQIITDLTECETKLPVTATNYGRVTKGAAQFLLARVYLTRGWNFNNALGGSNADFDMALQYADKIIDAYPLAANYNDLFPKRSENPLKQYTGAQNDKNAEIVFSVQYNSDVLTNKTDPAFTQDAAGGNDLHSKFGASGEGLPGTKGRTPDYNRCLSVHNPTAAIYRMFDPAIDLRYDHNFVEVGYALQAVNNFKPLPITNPSLTINIAQGDTVLYCRPWNSPATTLAQRGVDLGGTKKYAVVNTNEFGGGYPIINSGFQVSQPMMWKFWQPGIPYGDAFGTFNEIVFRSAEAYLIAAEAIVKGAKGGKLGSADVYYNRVLDRALGAKKGADPLRAAAPEDQTSLATTSYRATPGNVTIDMILDEKAREFMGEYSRWFDLKRTGKLVERVKKYNPWKTGQSISDIHYLRPIPQSEIDLSFPKMSQNPGY
- a CDS encoding SusC/RagA family TonB-linked outer membrane protein, producing MSKRLHNHQALQKIMRISLYQAILALCFVSLTQAHEVTAQQVLEQRVTLQLNNLGIVQILDKIEKVTDVRFMYNPQILPSGQRFTLKFEDESLYNILNTVLTPMQVSYEVVNRRILLKRKNAQSNSTPTLPIEAIAPKRMVQGTVVDEKNAPLPGVSVVVKNTQRGTSTDANGAFEVDVPNDQAVLVFSFVGYARQEITVGSQITVSIQMAPDENALNEVVVVGYGTVEKSDLTGAVGSIQTRDIVRANPVMASKALQGQVAGLTVTKQNNRPGVGYSITIRGENTINNSTEPLVVIDGLMGGNINNLNPNDIQSMDILKDASSTAIYGSRGANGVIIITTKKGLSGKPRISYDSYVGVKIPSHIPKLMTSEQFYKVTYTDRLLEGLTGATFTAAELANIEAGKTADWADLITDPGVQTSQNISVTGGTEKTTYRFSGGFLNEDGNVKYTGYKRYNLNAGLDSKLGEHFKVGFTAYLTYSNQNLGSRESLRNAYRARPTGTVYFDDLANPSENSDFDIDGYAFWMGINDKQVPNPLSDIKPEYSKLQTTASTIMSNTYVEYMPIKGLSIRSSLSAIYNTERVGDFRGTWTKSQIGKKPRAQYDNSTLGSYTLDNILNYEVGTGAHKVHFTGLQSAFYQRNEAYQVAVIDLPYDSDWYALNTGTINGVSSSLVERSILSFMGRLNYSFKDRYLLTLTGRSDGASQLSEGNKWAFFPSVAFAWRLIEEPFINDLNLFSNLKLRVSYGQVGNAGVNPYSTQAGLLNTGYDFDGTAAYGFAPANLANKDLRWERSKELNFGLDFGFFNNRLSSSIEVYNRKTVDLILNQKLPTASGFSQVTSNVGQIENKGIELSLNTVNVSTNAFSWNTSLTFTRNRNKILELYGDGQTVDKGNKLFVGYPVKSNFDYEFDGIWQTSEKDLATKYKQVPGSVKVVDQNNDGVISSTDAIDDRVVLGSQLPNFLVGLTNRLKYKNFDLSFLLYYRNGTQYYNGTLSGTFGEIGGTRYNKLAELDYWRSDNPSNTYFGVVASNPYRNAINYQDASFLRLSDVTMGYTLPRG
- a CDS encoding FecR family protein — protein: MLDYRNFSPEEFATDPSFRNWQLKGREEDTRFWTEWMAQNPDKKKDINSAVKLLEAVLESFDQITETEISHEMHRMAERLDELPTTRSRVKSHRLGSTARWLSAAGVLLGLVSLGWWLSRNIQPVSAPLTYEVLIDHSPVALTEIVNDAPSVQRLTLPDGSTVVLQPGAKLSYEPEFSGAQREVYLSGEAFFDVAKNPERPFLVFAEQLVTKVLGTSFTVKANPGEDQIQVLVKTGRVAVYTNLDGKTTAVPTPTNELVLTPNQQMVFRVRDNHFARSLVETPELLTAAEKQPNFIFKGTPIKEVFETLEKAYGIELVFDEDVMRNCYLTGSFTDETLFEKLDLITRTLNASYEQVNGQILIKSRGC
- a CDS encoding RNA polymerase sigma factor — encoded protein: MRKNYIRPDENERFVILWQRSVAGDKEAFCQLVEAHYKVLFNYGATFTSDRELIKDTLQDLFIHLWEKRETLRIQYLTVYLLRSIRNNLFQSFRGNPFGPVAIDQEIHDRADEFTIENALIFQEAVSEKNQKISKAIATLPRRQKEVIFLKFYQGLDNEQIADLMQVNRQSVANLLHKAILHLRVTFDQVFLLLTAMFCDLV
- a CDS encoding DUF5916 domain-containing protein; amino-acid sequence: MIRKFFLSLLSFALSLLSGTSATSQIIPKTLEAKRTSQRVVIDGKLNEAAWQDAAKADDYIEFRPVIGRKEAYENRTESFLMYSDDGLYFGGTCYERNVDSIARELVGRDGFGTNDYIGLILDTYHDNLNGFEYFVTPLNEQWDAKMTSNQNSDNGGEDFSWNAVWQSAVVMHDKGWTFEMFIPYSAIRFSKDKVQDWGLNITRRRRKTEQQYTWSAIDPNVNGFLTQEGTWQGITDIKPPLRLQLSPYFSVYANHFPVNQAGQKNWTNQVSGGLDLKLGLNQAFTLDATLIPDFGQVQSDNQVLNLTPFEVKFNENRTFFTEGTELFGKGNLFYSRRIGGAPIHAGGAYDDLKAGEKVVKNPTESKLINASKISGRTKGGLGVGLLNAITRPQYAVIENSETGESRQYETDPTTNYNIFVLDQTLKNNSSVSFINTSVLRGGTDYNANVTAGLFSINNKKNNYNLSGQAAISHLDYKESGTENRTGYSHSLSAGKTSGRFTFNLSQQLTDTKFTSNDLGYFTNNNFLDHSLYVGYRYTEPKGWYNRLFYNFNASLSRLYAPIGNLESKFQQANMQVNINAQTKKLHWLGLYLNYRPAQNDFYEPRQLGQVFRRNQSVAFGGWIETNSAKKYSLSMEAYERVFLDFYDLNGLDLFVSQQYRFSSKFSVRHTVNLQPRPRGLGYTSMDEAGNPVFALRNVKTVDNTLFLKYSFTNRMGLTFRARHYASVVHNKQYFSLNDNGSLRSKPGFEGTNRNVNYFNVDMVYTWQFAPGSFLNVVWKNATYHNSDLIDVHYFQNLHNTLQADQNNNVSLKVIYFLDYLRVKSWMQTTRKGEA